In a single window of the Acidobacteriota bacterium genome:
- the rpsO gene encoding 30S ribosomal protein S15, producing MSTATEVKQEIVTDFRTHDSDTGSSQVQIALLTRRIVDLTEHFKIHKKDNNSRRGLLKLVSRRRKLLDYLKRENINEYHEIIKKLGLRR from the coding sequence ATGTCAACAGCAACTGAAGTAAAGCAGGAGATCGTTACGGATTTCCGTACGCATGATTCGGACACCGGTTCGTCGCAGGTGCAGATCGCTCTGCTCACGCGTCGTATCGTGGACCTTACCGAGCATTTCAAGATACACAAGAAAGATAACAACTCGAGGCGAGGACTATTGAAATTGGTCTCGCGCAGAAGGAAGCTTTTGGATTATCTCAAACGTGAGAATATTAACGAGTATCACGAGATCATCAAGAAACTCGGACTGAGAAGGTAG
- a CDS encoding PEP-CTERM sorting domain-containing protein (PEP-CTERM proteins occur, often in large numbers, in the proteomes of bacteria that also encode an exosortase, a predicted intramembrane cysteine proteinase. The presence of a PEP-CTERM domain at a protein's C-terminus predicts cleavage within the sorting domain, followed by covalent anchoring to some some component of the (usually Gram-negative) cell surface. Many PEP-CTERM proteins exhibit an unusual sequence composition that includes large numbers of potential glycosylation sites. Expression of one such protein has been shown restore the ability of a bacterium to form floc, a type of biofilm.), which yields MKNMNFRVLLSAVCVMSVLAGFSRIEAGPVRFDQVIQIVNARPGKADSVNFTRLRIADGSMVAVIDDDDDKKKAKQQDDRVITETRTEIVEDNVCDCEEAEVIKRGFPKWTLLGLAAIPIAAILITRKKDTPTPTQTPPTTPTPTPQVTPTPTPGITPTPTPTPGMTPTPTPTPGMTPTPTPTPQVTPTPTPGITPTPTPTPKVTPTPTPGITPTPTPQVTPTPTPPKSPTPTPPPVTPSPTPPEPIPEPVTILLFGTGLASIGFAARRRFGRKKDIAEDDTEE from the coding sequence ATGAAGAATATGAATTTCAGGGTGTTATTGTCTGCGGTCTGCGTAATGTCGGTCCTCGCGGGCTTTTCGCGTATCGAGGCCGGACCGGTCAGGTTCGACCAGGTGATACAGATCGTCAACGCTCGTCCGGGCAAAGCGGACAGTGTGAACTTCACACGGCTGCGTATAGCGGACGGCTCAATGGTCGCCGTTATCGACGACGATGACGACAAGAAAAAGGCAAAGCAGCAGGACGACCGCGTCATCACGGAAACGCGGACCGAGATAGTCGAAGACAACGTTTGCGACTGCGAGGAAGCAGAGGTCATCAAACGCGGTTTTCCGAAGTGGACCTTGCTCGGGTTGGCGGCGATCCCTATCGCGGCAATTCTGATTACGCGGAAAAAAGATACTCCGACGCCGACACAGACCCCGCCGACCACGCCGACGCCTACACCACAGGTGACGCCGACGCCGACGCCCGGAATCACCCCGACGCCTACACCGACGCCCGGCATGACGCCGACGCCTACACCGACGCCCGGCATGACGCCGACGCCAACGCCAACGCCGCAGGTGACGCCGACGCCGACGCCGGGTATAACGCCGACGCCGACCCCGACTCCTAAGGTGACGCCAACACCAACGCCGGGCATAACGCCAACGCCGACTCCGCAGGTGACGCCGACTCCGACGCCGCCCAAATCACCGACGCCGACGCCGCCGCCGGTAACGCCGTCACCGACACCGCCGGAGCCGATCCCTGAACCGGTAACCATTTTGCTCTTCGGTACCGGCTTGGCCTCTATCGGGTTTGCGGCACGCCGCAGGTTCGGCAGAAAGAAAGATATCGCTGAAGACGATACGGAAGAATAG
- a CDS encoding PEGA domain-containing protein, with amino-acid sequence MRTFLNRTIAVLVVALVAGSFAAYGNGKDRKIPKDLGMLTVQTTPAAYPVKIDGVYKGMSGVTTPAEFLLTPGFHTLEIEGPNGKTFTKEVEIRRQSKHCICIKIVEETITKACPYRFYLEGPDRISEGDLVTFAAINSGTAQIPLRYAWTVSPGTARVTSGLGTPTITIDSRGLGGQTINASLDVNDDVYDNRCRQVISVPTFVSRLPDPEPPKPFRCDEFEARAADEDKARFDNCVIQAQNIPDAQLYVIIYPGTDRASTTRNTYERLSQRALDYMVKTRRFDPRRIQIVRGSPRTKSSYEVWIVPPGASLPVVR; translated from the coding sequence ATGCGTACATTTTTAAACAGAACGATCGCAGTTTTGGTGGTAGCCTTGGTGGCCGGATCTTTTGCCGCATACGGCAATGGAAAGGACAGGAAGATCCCTAAAGATCTCGGCATGCTGACGGTGCAGACGACGCCGGCGGCGTATCCTGTCAAGATTGATGGAGTTTACAAAGGAATGAGTGGTGTGACGACACCGGCGGAATTTCTGCTGACGCCGGGATTCCACACGCTTGAGATCGAAGGGCCAAACGGCAAGACCTTTACGAAAGAGGTCGAGATCCGCAGACAATCTAAGCACTGTATCTGCATAAAGATCGTCGAAGAGACCATCACGAAAGCGTGTCCGTACCGGTTCTATCTTGAAGGGCCCGACCGCATCAGCGAAGGCGACCTCGTCACCTTTGCTGCGATCAACTCCGGAACGGCACAGATCCCGCTGAGATACGCGTGGACGGTCTCGCCCGGAACTGCACGCGTGACAAGCGGACTCGGTACGCCGACGATCACTATCGATTCTCGCGGGTTGGGCGGACAAACCATCAATGCCTCGCTCGATGTGAACGACGATGTTTACGACAACCGCTGCCGCCAGGTCATCTCGGTGCCGACGTTCGTTTCACGCCTCCCTGATCCTGAGCCGCCGAAACCATTCCGCTGCGACGAATTTGAGGCCCGTGCGGCAGATGAGGACAAGGCGCGTTTTGACAACTGCGTCATCCAGGCCCAGAACATCCCTGATGCTCAGCTTTATGTCATCATCTATCCGGGTACGGACCGTGCCAGCACGACGCGAAATACCTACGAAAGGCTTTCGCAAAGGGCACTGGATTACATGGTAAAAACGCGGCGTTTCGACCCGCGGCGGATCCAGATCGTCCGCGGCAGCCCAAGGACGAAATCCAGCTACGAAGTGTGGATCGTTCCGCCGGGTGCATCGCTCCCCGTAGTTCGCTAA
- the map gene encoding type I methionyl aminopeptidase, with protein sequence MIIAKSAKDLDKMREVGELIAGVREALRSMVEPGISTMELNNAAEKMMRDAGAIPTFIGYHGFPYAICASVNDEIVHGFSKTTPLKEGDILSIDMAATYNGFIGDTATTIPVGKITDELKQLIRVTEECLHFGIQAARVGNRIGDIGWAVQQHAEKFGYGIVRDYTGHGIGRQMHEAPQIPNYGRPGTKEKIRAGYCFAIEPMLNMGTHETRTLSDKWTVVTVDGLPSAHAEHTIAVTEDGPEILTLTREQKQQLRSGASVGA encoded by the coding sequence ATGATCATCGCGAAATCTGCAAAAGACTTGGACAAAATGCGAGAGGTCGGCGAGCTCATCGCGGGAGTACGCGAAGCTTTGCGTTCAATGGTCGAACCGGGCATCTCGACGATGGAGCTGAACAACGCCGCCGAAAAAATGATGCGTGACGCCGGTGCGATACCGACCTTCATCGGATACCACGGCTTCCCATACGCTATATGCGCGTCAGTTAATGATGAGATAGTGCACGGTTTTTCGAAGACAACGCCGCTGAAAGAGGGCGATATTTTGTCGATAGATATGGCCGCGACCTACAACGGTTTTATCGGCGATACAGCGACGACCATTCCCGTGGGAAAGATAACGGACGAATTGAAGCAACTGATCCGTGTCACGGAAGAATGCCTGCATTTCGGTATTCAGGCCGCCCGTGTCGGCAATCGGATCGGCGACATCGGTTGGGCAGTGCAGCAGCACGCGGAAAAATTCGGCTACGGGATCGTTCGCGACTATACGGGCCACGGCATCGGCAGACAGATGCACGAGGCTCCGCAAATACCAAACTACGGCCGGCCCGGCACAAAAGAGAAGATCCGTGCGGGTTATTGTTTTGCTATCGAGCCGATGCTGAACATGGGTACTCATGAGACCCGTACGCTTAGCGATAAATGGACCGTCGTTACGGTTGATGGACTGCCTTCGGCCCACGCAGAACATACGATTGCGGTGACTGAGGACGGGCCGGAAATATTGACGTTGACGCGGGAACAGAAACAGCAGCTTCGTTCGGGTGCATCGGTGGGGGCATAA
- the rpsD gene encoding 30S ribosomal protein S4: MARYRDAVCRLCRREGAKLFLKGDRCYRSSCAIEKRGTNPPGQHGAARRKMLAGYGEQLREKQKVKRIYFILEKQFRNYFEKARRQKGVTGENLLFMLERRLDNVVYRSGFSTSRRQARQLVNHGHITVNGRKVDIPSFQVKQGDVVAVKGRTVKNVHVDGAWATSTGRGRPQWLSAEGKEMAVTVSGLPRREDIDSNINEQLIVELYSK, translated from the coding sequence ATGGCTAGATATAGAGATGCCGTCTGCCGGCTATGCCGGAGAGAAGGCGCAAAGTTGTTTTTAAAAGGTGACCGCTGCTACCGTTCGTCGTGTGCGATCGAAAAACGCGGCACTAACCCGCCGGGACAGCACGGTGCTGCCCGAAGAAAGATGCTTGCCGGCTACGGCGAACAGCTTCGTGAGAAGCAGAAAGTAAAACGCATCTATTTCATCCTCGAAAAGCAGTTCAGGAATTACTTCGAAAAAGCCCGACGCCAGAAAGGCGTTACGGGCGAGAATCTGCTTTTCATGCTTGAACGCCGCTTGGATAACGTAGTGTACCGTTCGGGCTTTTCTACCTCGCGTCGTCAGGCTCGCCAGCTTGTGAATCACGGGCACATCACGGTCAACGGCCGCAAGGTGGATATTCCTTCGTTTCAGGTCAAGCAGGGCGACGTGGTTGCGGTGAAGGGCCGTACGGTCAAGAACGTTCACGTTGACGGAGCATGGGCGACATCGACAGGACGCGGACGCCCGCAGTGGCTTTCTGCCGAAGGCAAAGAGATGGCCGTTACCGTTTCGGGCCTGCCGCGGCGTGAGGACATCGACAGCAACATCAACGAGCAGTTGATCGTTGAGCTTTACAGTAAGTAA
- the pnp gene encoding polyribonucleotide nucleotidyltransferase, translating into MGKKYLKESIKFGSKDLTVETGKVAKQADGSVVIRYGDTMLLVAAVSSKTAREGLDFFPLTVEYRENTFSAGRIPGNYFRREGRPSEKEVLTCRLIDRPVRPLFADGYRFETQIVASVISADMDNDPDVIALTGASCALYLSDIPFNDPIAGVRIGLIDGKYLINPTYDERRESMLNLVVAGTEEAICMVECEAKEVEENIMVEALMLAHREIKRLCLWQKELFKALDIKKREFEPAAIDETILAEVEKNFTDKLRAALDSTGREKIEVYAGIDALKKEVVDSYPEDAPEKRAMAGKAFGHLKEKIFRDDMLMNKRRPDGRRFSEIRPISCEVGWLPRVHGSALFTRGETQAMVTATLGTKVDGQFMDDLEKGTIDRKFMLHYNFPPYSVGETGRFGSTSRREIGHGNLARRAIEPVLPDEADFPYTLRIVSDITESNGSSSMATVCGGILSLMDAGVPIKKPVAGVAMGLVMEGNRYAILSDIAGAEDHYGDMDFKVTGTADGITALQMDIKISGINATILQEALEQAKKGRLHILDKMKEAIAEPREDISQYAPRIITLKINPEKIRDVIGKGGSVIRALTEETGAKIDIEDDGTVMIATNDGAAAEEAIARIKAITAEAEVGETYLGTVSRIVDFGAFVEIIPGLDGLLHISEISDRRVKDVRDELKEGQQILVKCIGKEGNKVKLSRKAIIAEEKAKNGGDEEQE; encoded by the coding sequence ATGGGAAAAAAATACTTGAAAGAGTCAATTAAATTTGGCAGCAAGGACCTTACGGTTGAAACCGGCAAGGTCGCAAAACAGGCCGACGGTTCGGTCGTAATTCGCTACGGAGACACGATGCTGCTCGTAGCCGCAGTCAGTTCAAAAACAGCCAGGGAAGGGCTTGATTTCTTTCCGCTCACGGTCGAATACCGTGAAAACACATTTTCTGCGGGCCGCATTCCGGGCAATTATTTCCGCCGTGAAGGCCGCCCGAGCGAAAAGGAAGTGCTTACGTGCCGACTGATCGACAGGCCGGTTCGTCCGCTGTTTGCTGACGGCTATCGTTTTGAAACGCAGATCGTGGCATCGGTAATTTCAGCGGACATGGACAACGACCCGGACGTGATCGCCCTGACGGGTGCGTCATGTGCTCTGTATCTCTCGGATATTCCGTTCAACGACCCTATCGCGGGTGTCCGCATCGGTCTGATCGACGGGAAATACCTGATCAATCCGACTTACGACGAGAGGCGTGAATCGATGCTCAATCTTGTTGTCGCAGGAACGGAAGAGGCCATTTGCATGGTCGAGTGCGAGGCGAAAGAGGTCGAAGAGAACATCATGGTCGAGGCCCTGATGCTTGCACACCGCGAGATCAAGCGCCTGTGCCTGTGGCAGAAAGAGTTGTTCAAGGCTCTCGATATCAAGAAACGTGAGTTCGAGCCTGCCGCCATCGACGAGACAATACTCGCAGAGGTCGAGAAGAATTTCACAGACAAACTGCGAGCGGCACTCGATTCGACGGGTCGCGAAAAGATCGAGGTCTATGCCGGCATCGATGCTCTCAAGAAAGAGGTAGTTGATAGCTATCCCGAGGACGCTCCTGAAAAACGTGCTATGGCCGGCAAAGCCTTTGGCCATTTGAAGGAAAAGATCTTCCGCGACGACATGCTGATGAACAAGCGCCGTCCAGACGGACGAAGATTCTCAGAGATCCGTCCTATCTCTTGCGAGGTCGGCTGGCTGCCGCGAGTGCACGGCTCGGCATTGTTCACACGCGGCGAGACGCAGGCGATGGTCACCGCGACTCTCGGCACAAAGGTTGACGGGCAGTTCATGGATGATCTGGAAAAAGGCACGATCGACCGCAAGTTCATGCTGCATTACAATTTTCCGCCGTATTCGGTCGGCGAAACGGGGCGTTTCGGCTCGACCTCGCGACGCGAGATCGGCCACGGAAATCTGGCACGCCGTGCCATCGAACCGGTTTTGCCGGACGAGGCGGATTTTCCTTACACGCTTCGGATCGTTTCCGACATTACGGAATCGAACGGATCGTCGTCAATGGCGACGGTTTGCGGCGGTATCCTTAGCCTGATGGATGCAGGAGTTCCTATTAAGAAACCGGTTGCGGGTGTTGCGATGGGGCTGGTGATGGAGGGCAACCGCTACGCTATTCTCTCGGACATCGCCGGTGCCGAAGACCATTACGGCGATATGGATTTCAAGGTGACCGGAACTGCCGACGGCATCACTGCCCTGCAAATGGACATCAAGATCAGCGGCATCAACGCGACGATACTCCAGGAAGCATTAGAGCAGGCGAAGAAAGGCCGGCTGCATATCCTCGATAAAATGAAGGAAGCGATAGCGGAACCGCGAGAAGATATTTCACAATATGCTCCCCGTATCATTACACTCAAGATCAATCCGGAGAAGATCCGCGACGTTATCGGCAAAGGCGGTTCGGTAATTCGAGCATTGACCGAAGAGACCGGAGCCAAGATCGATATCGAGGACGACGGAACCGTGATGATCGCGACGAACGATGGAGCCGCTGCTGAAGAAGCTATCGCCCGCATCAAGGCGATCACGGCTGAGGCGGAGGTTGGGGAGACATATCTCGGCACCGTTTCGCGAATTGTTGATTTCGGAGCATTCGTCGAGATCATTCCGGGCCTCGACGGCCTGCTGCATATTTCTGAGATATCCGATCGCCGCGTAAAGGACGTCCGCGATGAACTCAAGGAAGGTCAGCAGATCCTCGTGAAATGTATCGGCAAGGAAGGCAATAAGGTCAAACTTTCCCGCAAGGCGATAATTGCTGAAGAAAAGGCCAAGAACGGGGGCGACGAAGAGCAGGAATAG
- the accC gene encoding acetyl-CoA carboxylase biotin carboxylase subunit: MREIRKILIANRGEIACRIMWTCKEMGIKTVAVHSEADREALHVRFADEAICIGGAPSAESYLNIPAIISAAEITNVDAIHPGYGFLAESATFAEICGDCNIKFIGPRPEVIAMMGDKVEARRTMTAAGVPILPGSPDPIESPEEAKELVRKIGFPVIIKAAAGGGGRGMRIVRSEKELETNLETAQAEALAAFKNGAVYIERYIERPRHIEIQVLADEHGNCVHLGERECTIQRRHQKLLEEAPSPAISAELREQMGAVAVKACKEIGYSSAGTFEFLLDEDGSFYFMEMNTRIQVEHPVTEMVTLADIVRNQIMIATGENTGYTQEEVVITGHSIECRINAEDPKKFTPSPGRITAFNIPGGPGVRVDTAVYPGYIVPPYYDSMIAKLIVHARTREFAIARMKRALEMMVIEGIKTTIPLHIKIMEDERFKRGDFSTKFMEEFEYEVD, translated from the coding sequence ATGAGGGAAATTCGCAAAATTCTGATAGCGAACCGCGGCGAGATCGCCTGCCGGATTATGTGGACGTGTAAGGAGATGGGCATAAAGACCGTCGCCGTCCATTCCGAGGCTGACCGCGAAGCTCTTCATGTCAGATTTGCGGACGAGGCAATTTGCATAGGCGGAGCACCGTCGGCTGAAAGCTATCTGAATATTCCTGCCATCATCAGTGCCGCCGAGATAACGAACGTTGACGCTATTCATCCCGGTTACGGCTTCTTGGCGGAATCCGCGACGTTTGCCGAGATATGCGGCGACTGCAATATCAAGTTCATCGGCCCGCGTCCCGAAGTAATCGCCATGATGGGCGACAAGGTCGAGGCTCGGCGAACGATGACGGCGGCCGGTGTTCCTATTTTGCCGGGCAGTCCCGACCCTATTGAGTCGCCTGAAGAAGCAAAGGAACTTGTTCGGAAGATCGGCTTTCCCGTGATCATCAAGGCTGCTGCCGGCGGCGGCGGCCGCGGAATGCGGATCGTCCGCAGCGAAAAAGAGCTCGAAACCAACCTGGAAACCGCACAGGCCGAGGCTCTTGCAGCGTTCAAGAACGGTGCTGTCTATATCGAGCGATACATCGAACGGCCGCGGCACATTGAGATACAGGTTTTGGCCGATGAGCACGGCAACTGCGTTCACCTCGGCGAACGCGAATGCACCATCCAGCGTCGTCATCAGAAGCTGCTTGAGGAAGCTCCGTCTCCGGCGATATCGGCCGAACTCCGCGAGCAGATGGGTGCCGTCGCGGTAAAGGCTTGTAAAGAGATAGGTTACTCAAGTGCGGGAACGTTCGAGTTCCTGCTGGACGAGGACGGAAGTTTCTATTTCATGGAAATGAACACCCGCATCCAGGTCGAGCATCCCGTCACGGAAATGGTCACGCTTGCCGACATCGTCCGCAATCAGATAATGATCGCCACAGGCGAGAATACGGGCTATACGCAAGAAGAGGTTGTGATCACAGGGCATTCGATCGAATGCCGCATCAACGCTGAAGATCCGAAGAAATTCACTCCGAGCCCGGGCCGCATTACGGCGTTCAACATCCCGGGCGGCCCCGGCGTTCGCGTGGACACGGCGGTCTATCCGGGCTACATCGTGCCGCCGTATTACGATTCAATGATCGCAAAATTGATCGTCCATGCACGCACGCGTGAATTTGCGATCGCGAGGATGAAGCGGGCGTTGGAGATGATGGTCATCGAGGGCATCAAAACGACCATTCCGCTGCACATCAAGATAATGGAAGACGAGCGTTTCAAACGCGGCGATTTCTCGACCAAATTCATGGAAGAGTTCGAATACGAGGTTGATTAA
- the rpmJ gene encoding 50S ribosomal protein L36, protein MKVRPSVKKMCDKCKVIHRRGVVRVICENPKHKQRQG, encoded by the coding sequence ATGAAAGTACGTCCTTCAGTAAAAAAGATGTGCGATAAGTGCAAGGTGATACACCGCAGGGGCGTAGTGCGCGTCATTTGCGAGAACCCTAAGCATAAACAAAGACAAGGTTAA
- a CDS encoding DNA-directed RNA polymerase subunit alpha translates to MSQNSNWSGFQMPSRLNVDSETLTPTYGKFYASPFERGFGTTVGNSIRRALLSSIEGAAITAVKIEGVEHEFSSIKGVVEDATDVILNLKQVPFKLHGQGPKTLYINKKGAGAVLSGDIETDGDVEVLDGDVHIATLGQGGSLVVEMRLKKGRGYVSAENNLDEDLSVGYIPLDSVHSPIKKVNYTVDKTRSGSNTELDKLTLEVWTDGSVKPEDSIGLAAKLVKDHMSIFINFEEEEEEYKYEDIARPPLMRNDLLDKSVDELELSVRSYNCLKNADIRSIRDLIRRSEKEMLGTKNFGKKSLTEIKDMLHGMGLDFGMDFDENGNPIPGTGGRDLD, encoded by the coding sequence ATGTCACAAAATAGCAATTGGTCAGGATTTCAAATGCCGAGCCGGCTCAACGTGGACAGCGAAACGCTGACGCCCACGTACGGCAAATTCTATGCTTCGCCTTTCGAGCGCGGCTTTGGCACGACGGTCGGCAATTCGATTCGCAGAGCTCTGCTCTCGTCGATCGAAGGCGCCGCGATCACGGCTGTAAAGATCGAGGGCGTCGAGCACGAATTTTCATCGATCAAGGGCGTCGTCGAGGATGCGACCGACGTTATACTCAACCTCAAGCAGGTGCCGTTCAAATTGCACGGCCAGGGACCGAAGACCCTATACATCAATAAGAAAGGAGCCGGAGCGGTGCTCAGCGGCGACATAGAAACCGACGGCGACGTTGAGGTGCTTGACGGCGACGTCCACATCGCAACGCTCGGCCAGGGCGGGTCGCTCGTGGTCGAGATGAGGCTCAAGAAAGGCCGCGGCTACGTGTCGGCGGAGAACAACCTTGATGAGGATCTTTCGGTCGGATACATTCCGCTTGATTCGGTGCATTCGCCGATCAAAAAGGTCAACTACACCGTCGATAAAACGCGTTCGGGCTCGAACACGGAACTTGACAAGCTCACTCTCGAAGTTTGGACCGACGGTTCTGTCAAACCTGAAGATTCTATCGGCCTTGCCGCGAAACTGGTCAAGGATCATATGTCGATCTTCATCAATTTCGAGGAAGAGGAAGAAGAATACAAGTACGAGGACATCGCTCGTCCGCCTCTGATGCGGAACGACCTGCTCGACAAATCGGTTGACGAACTCGAGCTTTCTGTCCGTTCGTATAATTGCCTGAAGAACGCGGACATCCGTTCGATCCGCGACCTGATCCGACGCAGCGAAAAGGAAATGCTCGGAACAAAGAATTTCGGCAAGAAATCGCTGACCGAGATCAAGGATATGCTTCACGGCATGGGGCTTGATTTCGGGATGGACTTTGACGAGAACGGAAACCCGATCCCGGGAACGGGCGGAAGAGATCTGGATTAA
- the rplQ gene encoding 50S ribosomal protein L17: MRHRKAHRKLGRTTEHRISMLRNMATSLINAENEYIVTTVAKAKELRPFVEKVITLARHAAQLDGDADAAKAVHLRRQASKFFHAGNRSFKAEQSRFRGKKGEAKDTIERTAGVKAVQRLFNDLGLRYKDRNGGYTRIIRLGRRSGDNAEMAVIELVDNPREAAANG, from the coding sequence ATGAGACACAGGAAAGCACATCGCAAACTCGGCAGGACGACCGAGCACCGCATTTCGATGCTTCGCAATATGGCGACATCGCTTATCAATGCGGAAAATGAATACATCGTTACGACCGTAGCAAAGGCCAAAGAACTGCGTCCTTTCGTAGAGAAAGTTATTACGCTGGCACGCCACGCTGCACAGTTGGACGGCGATGCGGACGCTGCAAAGGCCGTTCACCTGCGTCGTCAGGCGTCGAAATTCTTCCACGCCGGTAACCGCAGCTTTAAGGCGGAACAGAGCCGATTTCGAGGTAAAAAGGGCGAGGCCAAAGATACGATCGAGCGAACTGCCGGTGTTAAGGCGGTTCAGAGGCTTTTCAATGACCTCGGCTTGCGCTATAAAGACCGTAACGGCGGTTACACCCGCATCATCCGTCTCGGCCGCCGCAGCGGCGACAATGCCGAAATGGCGGTGATCGAACTGGTCGATAACCCGCGAGAGGCCGCAGCGAACGGATAG
- the rpsK gene encoding 30S ribosomal protein S11: MAKAAAKGKKTFKKKEKKNIPQGIVHISASFNNTLISITDTQGNLVAQCSSGARGFRGSRKGTPFAAQQAAADVARKAQDAGMREVEVRVKGPGGGRESAIRAINQAGIRVTSIRDTTPIPHNGCRPPKRRRV, from the coding sequence ATGGCAAAAGCTGCAGCAAAAGGGAAAAAGACCTTCAAGAAGAAAGAGAAAAAGAACATACCTCAAGGTATCGTTCATATTTCGGCTTCCTTTAATAATACGCTCATCTCGATCACCGACACGCAGGGCAACCTCGTGGCTCAGTGCTCTTCGGGTGCACGCGGTTTCCGCGGTTCGCGTAAAGGAACGCCGTTCGCCGCACAGCAGGCAGCGGCCGATGTTGCCAGAAAGGCACAGGACGCCGGCATGCGTGAGGTCGAAGTTCGGGTGAAAGGGCCGGGCGGCGGACGCGAGTCAGCGATCCGGGCGATCAATCAGGCGGGCATTCGCGTCACATCGATACGCGACACCACGCCGATCCCGCACAATGGCTGCAGGCCGCCGAAACGCAGGCGTGTTTGA
- the accB gene encoding acetyl-CoA carboxylase biotin carboxyl carrier protein yields MDELRELADLVIDRGFTDFEFENENIRVRLSRMTHAPAVVHHAAPAPPPAAAPAPAAPAAEAAPAADEDEGLHKIVSPIVGTFYRAPGPDKDPFVKEGSQVGPTTTVCIVEAMKLMNEIEAEVSGEIVKIYVENGQPVEYGQPLFAVKK; encoded by the coding sequence ATGGACGAACTGCGCGAGCTTGCTGACCTCGTAATTGACCGCGGATTCACGGATTTTGAGTTTGAGAATGAGAATATCCGCGTTCGCCTGAGCCGAATGACCCACGCTCCTGCCGTAGTGCATCACGCGGCTCCGGCTCCACCGCCTGCAGCAGCACCTGCTCCGGCGGCCCCTGCAGCTGAGGCCGCACCCGCAGCGGATGAGGACGAAGGGCTGCACAAGATAGTTTCGCCCATTGTCGGCACGTTCTATCGTGCTCCCGGTCCGGACAAAGATCCATTTGTAAAAGAAGGTTCTCAAGTCGGCCCGACAACGACCGTGTGCATTGTCGAGGCGATGAAGCTAATGAACGAGATCGAGGCGGAGGTTTCGGGCGAGATCGTTAAGATATACGTCGAGAACGGCCAGCCTGTCGAATACGGCCAGCCGCTCTTCGCAGTTAAAAAATAA
- the rpsM gene encoding 30S ribosomal protein S13: protein MARVAGVDLPPNKRAQIGMTYIYGVGKSRATAILNEVGVDIHTKIRDISEDDLNKIRTLLDQQGEIEGDLRKRIQMDIKRLMDISCHRGLRHRRSLPVRGQRTHTNARTRKGPRKAAVAKKKAPGKK from the coding sequence ATGGCACGTGTAGCAGGTGTTGACCTACCGCCCAACAAGAGGGCACAGATCGGGATGACCTACATCTATGGTGTTGGCAAATCACGCGCGACCGCGATATTGAACGAGGTCGGTGTTGATATTCACACGAAGATCCGAGATATCAGCGAAGACGATCTGAACAAGATCCGTACGCTGCTCGACCAACAGGGCGAGATCGAGGGTGACCTTCGCAAGCGTATCCAGATGGACATCAAGCGCCTAATGGACATTTCGTGTCACAGAGGGCTGCGTCACCGCAGGAGCCTGCCGGTACGCGGTCAGAGGACGCATACGAACGCGCGTACACGCAAGGGACCGAGGAAAGCTGCGGTCGCTAAGAAGAAGGCACCGGGCAAGAAATAG